A part of Streptomyces sp. NBC_01451 genomic DNA contains:
- a CDS encoding ABC transporter permease, with protein sequence MTALALTRATLARVLRDRTALFFMVLLPVAIIVVIGVTVSGVDQFRVGVVADAQAGPVARELTADLKDTSGLRTRTYDTAADARTALRRAELDAVVMVPADLDRDVQARASVTIRVLVEPSGSAGHAAVSSVSAVVAEHAARLQAARFAADETGGTLDDGLTAARGAERAASPITVESETVNGQSDYLPLGYSYSTPTMLVLFVFINALAGGAAIVQTRRTGVYARALAAPVPARTVVFGETIAYLLLALLQSLLIVGIGALAFDVAWGDPLAAGVLVTVWALVGTGAGVLAGALFRTPEQVHAVGPALGIGLGMLGGCMWPLALVPDWLRTAGHAVPQAWAVDAWTTLLSREGDLPAILRDLAVLAAFATALLTLASLALRRRLTTSTGT encoded by the coding sequence ATGACCGCTCTCGCCCTGACCCGGGCCACGCTCGCCCGCGTGCTCCGTGACCGTACGGCGCTGTTCTTCATGGTGCTGCTGCCCGTCGCGATCATCGTCGTCATCGGGGTCACGGTCAGCGGCGTCGACCAGTTCCGGGTGGGAGTCGTCGCCGATGCCCAGGCGGGCCCCGTGGCACGGGAGTTGACAGCGGACCTCAAGGACACGTCCGGTCTGCGCACCCGTACGTACGACACCGCGGCGGACGCGCGCACCGCCCTGCGCCGCGCCGAACTGGACGCGGTGGTGATGGTGCCCGCCGATCTCGACAGGGACGTACAGGCCCGGGCCTCCGTCACGATACGCGTGCTGGTGGAGCCCTCCGGCAGCGCCGGACACGCCGCCGTGTCCTCGGTGTCGGCCGTCGTCGCCGAGCATGCGGCACGCCTGCAGGCCGCCCGCTTCGCCGCCGACGAGACGGGCGGCACCCTCGACGATGGCCTGACGGCCGCCCGCGGCGCCGAACGGGCCGCGTCCCCCATCACCGTGGAGTCCGAGACGGTCAACGGCCAGAGCGACTACCTGCCGCTGGGCTACAGCTACAGCACCCCGACCATGCTGGTGCTGTTCGTCTTCATCAACGCCCTGGCGGGCGGCGCGGCCATCGTGCAGACCCGCAGGACGGGGGTCTACGCCCGCGCGCTCGCGGCGCCCGTGCCCGCCCGTACCGTGGTGTTCGGCGAGACGATCGCCTACCTCCTGCTGGCCCTGCTGCAGTCCCTCCTGATCGTGGGCATCGGCGCGCTCGCCTTCGACGTCGCCTGGGGCGATCCGCTCGCCGCGGGTGTCCTCGTCACCGTCTGGGCGCTGGTCGGCACCGGGGCAGGCGTCCTGGCCGGGGCGCTCTTCCGCACCCCGGAGCAGGTCCATGCGGTCGGCCCGGCGCTCGGCATCGGCCTCGGCATGCTGGGCGGCTGCATGTGGCCACTGGCCCTCGTGCCCGACTGGCTGCGCACCGCAGGCCACGCGGTCCCGCAGGCCTGGGCCGTCGACGCGTGGACCACTCTGCTGTCCCGCGAGGGTGACCTGCCCGCGATCCTGCGCGACCTGGCCGTCCTCGCGGCCTTCGCCACCGCTCTCCTCACCCTCGCGTCGCTGGCCCTGCGGCGCCGGCTGACCACCAGCACCGGGACGTGA
- a CDS encoding ABC transporter permease, translating to MRVVLAIALKDLRQRLRDRSAWVIVFLAPVLISGLMAMAFSNNSEFHADIGVVDLDRGAAATGLIQVFKSPELSETVRVYTYDDEAAARRAVDAGRAHAAIVVPEGFTKAVAGGGASPVTVLDSVDFGMQAQLARAVTESYVAQVNADRLSVATAVAAGASHEEIPRLAAEAALLRLPEQVRAQGLADDPLKVISYFGPSMGMFFVLFCVGFGARGYFTEQQRGTLDRISAAPVGRGALLLGKSLSTFVYSLAGLGTVTVVSWLAFGARWADPVGVAVLSVGMAVAVVCLTALVIALARTERQAEGLASIVVFALVLLGGNFVFASGTSLMRRLALFTPNGWALRGFTDLGTGVRGWAAVGAPLLGIFAFSAAVAALTALILRLRRPA from the coding sequence GTGCGTGTCGTCCTCGCCATCGCGCTCAAGGACCTGCGCCAGCGCCTGCGCGACCGGTCGGCCTGGGTGATCGTGTTCCTGGCGCCGGTGCTGATCTCCGGTCTCATGGCCATGGCGTTCAGCAACAACTCCGAGTTCCACGCCGACATCGGAGTCGTGGACCTGGACCGGGGTGCGGCGGCCACCGGGCTGATCCAGGTGTTCAAGAGCCCCGAACTCTCCGAGACGGTAAGGGTGTACACATACGACGACGAGGCCGCGGCACGCCGGGCGGTGGACGCCGGCCGGGCACATGCGGCGATCGTCGTCCCCGAGGGGTTCACCAAGGCGGTCGCCGGCGGGGGCGCGTCGCCGGTCACCGTCCTGGACAGCGTCGACTTCGGGATGCAGGCGCAACTGGCCCGCGCGGTGACCGAGTCGTACGTCGCCCAGGTCAACGCCGACCGTCTGTCGGTCGCCACCGCGGTGGCGGCGGGCGCCTCGCACGAGGAGATTCCTCGACTCGCCGCCGAGGCGGCCTTGTTGAGACTGCCGGAGCAGGTGCGGGCGCAGGGGCTCGCCGACGATCCGCTGAAGGTCATCAGCTACTTCGGACCGAGCATGGGCATGTTCTTCGTACTGTTCTGTGTCGGCTTCGGGGCCCGCGGCTACTTCACAGAACAGCAGCGGGGCACCCTCGACCGGATCTCCGCGGCACCGGTCGGGCGAGGTGCGCTGCTACTGGGCAAGTCGCTGTCCACGTTCGTCTACAGCCTGGCTGGGCTCGGGACGGTCACGGTCGTGTCGTGGCTGGCGTTCGGCGCGCGCTGGGCCGATCCGGTCGGCGTCGCGGTGCTGAGCGTGGGCATGGCGGTGGCCGTGGTGTGCCTGACGGCGCTCGTCATCGCGCTGGCGCGGACCGAGCGGCAGGCCGAGGGGCTGGCGTCGATCGTCGTGTTCGCGCTCGTCCTGCTGGGCGGCAACTTCGTTTTCGCGTCCGGCACTTCACTGATGCGCCGGCTCGCCTTGTTCACGCCCAACGGCTGGGCCCTGCGCGGCTTCACAGACCTGGGCACCGGCGTACGCGGGTGGGCCGCCGTCGGCGCTCCGCTGCTCGGCATCTTCGCCTTCTCGGCCGCCGTGGCTGCCCTGACTGCCCTGATCCTTCGGCTGAGGAGGCCGGCATGA
- a CDS encoding ABC transporter ATP-binding protein yields the protein MDLIAVLALGGTLAVREYLAGAMIALMLATDHALEAAARRRASHGPRALLEHAPRAARRRSVDEHRTSAARLDDGTELPARARRGPSGPSADPCDPCLRWSGRTKLGTNAPDDCRGDVMNQPVGHPPGQDADRAVLDCAHLVRRFGDRTAVDDVSLSIARGETYGLLGPNGAGKTTTIRMVCGLLRPDAGTVHVAGRPVDTKAGPAKQLIGFVPQDVALYPDLSVRENLRFFGRLYRLPRRRLEHRVDEVLDLIDLGSRAGDRVDSLSGGMRRRLNIGAGLVHAPTLLVLDEPTVGVDPQSRHAILNSVTRFGEEGMAVLYTTHYMEEAERLCDRVGIIDRGRLVAEGSPRELVALVAERDRVRLTAVGDLTRYTEACRRFTRVEGAARTGDHGDVVEVVVKDARSLLTDLLDLAHTLDVDIRSVEIDEPDLEAVFLHLTGTALRE from the coding sequence GTGGACCTCATCGCGGTCCTGGCCCTCGGCGGCACCCTGGCCGTGCGGGAGTACCTTGCCGGGGCCATGATCGCGCTGATGCTCGCCACCGACCACGCCCTGGAGGCCGCCGCCCGCCGACGGGCCTCCCACGGCCCGCGCGCCCTGCTGGAACACGCGCCCCGCGCCGCCCGGCGCCGCAGCGTCGACGAGCACCGGACGAGCGCCGCCCGACTCGACGACGGCACCGAACTCCCGGCCCGGGCGCGCAGGGGGCCGAGTGGCCCTTCGGCAGACCCGTGCGACCCCTGTCTCCGGTGGAGCGGCCGTACGAAGCTCGGTACGAATGCCCCCGACGACTGTCGAGGTGATGTCATGAACCAGCCGGTGGGACACCCGCCCGGCCAGGACGCCGACCGGGCGGTACTCGACTGCGCGCATCTGGTCCGGCGGTTCGGCGACCGCACCGCCGTCGACGACGTGAGCCTGAGCATCGCGCGGGGCGAGACATACGGCCTGCTCGGACCGAACGGAGCGGGAAAGACGACGACGATCAGGATGGTCTGCGGCCTGCTGCGCCCCGACGCCGGCACCGTGCACGTGGCGGGCCGGCCGGTGGACACCAAGGCCGGGCCCGCCAAGCAGCTCATCGGCTTCGTCCCACAGGACGTGGCCCTCTACCCGGACCTCAGCGTCCGCGAGAACCTCCGCTTCTTCGGCCGCCTCTACCGACTGCCGCGCCGGCGTCTGGAACACCGCGTGGACGAGGTGCTGGACCTCATCGACCTGGGCTCCCGGGCCGGCGACCGCGTCGACTCGCTGTCCGGTGGCATGCGGCGCCGCCTCAACATCGGGGCCGGGCTGGTGCACGCGCCGACGCTGCTGGTGCTGGACGAGCCGACCGTCGGCGTCGATCCACAGAGCCGGCACGCGATCCTCAACAGCGTCACCCGCTTCGGCGAGGAGGGCATGGCCGTCCTCTACACCACTCACTACATGGAGGAGGCCGAGCGGCTGTGCGACCGCGTCGGCATCATCGACCGGGGTCGGCTCGTCGCCGAGGGCAGCCCGCGCGAACTGGTGGCGCTGGTGGCCGAACGGGACCGGGTACGGCTCACCGCTGTCGGTGACCTGACTCGTTACACGGAGGCGTGCCGCCGGTTCACCCGGGTCGAGGGCGCGGCACGCACCGGGGATCACGGCGACGTGGTCGAGGTGGTCGTCAAGGACGCCCGGAGCCTGCTGACGGACCTGCTCGACCTCGCGCACACACTCGACGTCGACATCCGCAGCGTGGAGATCGACGAGCCCGACCTGGAGGCGGTCTTCCTCCATCTGACCGGCACCGCGCTGAGGGAGTGA
- a CDS encoding universal stress protein, whose amino-acid sequence MTEAVVVGLDGSRASMTAAWWAAREAAERHLPVVLLHSWTTQPLDVPIAQEAHSKQRYGREVLQRAAAELLHRHNDLTLTTELVSDPASQVLLDRSESASMLVLGSRGHGSLANFLLGSISLHVLGLAQCPCVTVRAGDPAVEEGWGHPASADRDEVVAGIQELGPAADPLLEFAFTAAASGAARLRAVRALPISASAAHPQAAPYVQRADRDHEAQERMRLSALLVPWREKFPDVPVVEHVDRGRASQVLLSASAHSRLTVIGRRRHPSHLTWKLGPVAHAALHHVPCPVALVPHD is encoded by the coding sequence ATGACCGAAGCTGTCGTCGTCGGACTCGACGGTTCCCGCGCGAGCATGACGGCCGCTTGGTGGGCCGCCCGCGAGGCCGCGGAGCGGCACCTGCCCGTCGTACTGCTCCACTCCTGGACCACCCAGCCGCTCGACGTGCCCATCGCCCAGGAGGCCCACAGCAAGCAGCGGTACGGACGGGAAGTACTACAGCGGGCCGCTGCCGAACTGCTGCACCGTCACAATGATCTGACGCTGACCACGGAGCTGGTGTCCGACCCCGCCTCACAGGTTCTTCTGGACCGCAGTGAGAGCGCGTCGATGCTCGTGCTCGGCTCCCGCGGCCACGGCTCCCTCGCGAACTTCCTGCTCGGCTCCATAAGCCTGCACGTCCTCGGCCTGGCCCAGTGCCCGTGCGTCACCGTCCGGGCCGGCGACCCGGCAGTCGAGGAGGGCTGGGGGCACCCTGCCTCGGCGGACCGTGACGAGGTCGTGGCCGGCATACAGGAACTCGGGCCGGCCGCCGACCCGCTGCTGGAGTTCGCCTTCACCGCCGCCGCCTCGGGCGCGGCACGCTTGCGCGCGGTACGGGCCCTGCCCATCTCCGCGTCCGCGGCTCATCCGCAGGCCGCCCCGTACGTCCAGCGGGCCGACCGGGACCATGAGGCGCAGGAGCGTATGCGGCTGAGCGCGCTCCTGGTGCCGTGGCGCGAGAAGTTCCCCGATGTCCCCGTGGTGGAACACGTCGACAGAGGCCGCGCGTCACAGGTACTGCTGTCCGCCTCCGCGCACAGCCGGCTCACCGTCATCGGGCGACGGCGCCACCCGTCCCACCTCACGTGGAAGCTCGGGCCGGTCGCACACGCGGCCCTGCACCACGTGCCCTGCCCCGTCGCCCTCGTCCCGCACGACTGA
- a CDS encoding cation-translocating P-type ATPase, producing MDGRAPKETAGTTETAGTTDTAEVARAAQAAETDAHRLAPAQVAYRLGVDPAVGLSAQEAARRAAVHGPNRLAEAARRPELLKFLDQFRNWLIGILLIAAVVAGAIGDIKDAVVITVVLQINAVLGYLQERRAEHSLEALRRMLVPTARVRRGGVEQVVEADTLVPGDVVLLEAGDRVPADGRLTVAESAEVAEAALTGESQPVAKSTEAAPGTGDVPLAERIGMLFMNTALTRGRAEMIVTATGMRTELGAIAEALRTGSEPPSPLQVQLDSLGRRLAVLSGVAVVAYALTALVRGEGLSDIALRAVALAVAAIPEGLPAVLALTLALGGYRMARRGAIVKRLSSVESLGAATVVCSDKTGTLTMNEMTARALWTVGRLYDVTGEGYGTAGTIRAAGTADTVHHGDLTEAVLPFAACNDAHLTGAGFVGDPTEAALVVLAAKAGVDADLLRAESPRTGELPFDAATKYMATFHTESDEHTRVHVKGAVDVLLGLCTDVLTEKGVQHLDDRRRSEVLAVTSQLGGSGLRVLGAATALVESRPDPSVLPGLTLVSIAGIADPPRPQARDAMALCRSAGVAVKMITGDHADTAAAIARELDIRGDVVTGAELDRMTEDQLAARIDDIGVFARVAPEHKVAIVHALSSRGRIVAMTGDGVNDAAALRASHIGVAMGRTGTDVAKEAADMVLTDDDFSTIVRAVREGRAIYDNIVKFVRFQLATNIGAILSLLGASLAGLPAPLTAAQLLWINIIMDGPPAMALAVDPARDDVMRHPPRDPKERILDVRRLTAIGRAGAVMAAGTVGLLALARSQVGTETALTMAFTTFVLFQLFNSLNARADDGPLLGRHQLRNRTLWLCLAGVLAVQVIAVHLPWARAVFGTTPLDATQWALCLATASTVLLVEVVLRAARLLVRRSRGADRPGER from the coding sequence ATGGACGGGCGGGCGCCGAAAGAGACGGCAGGAACGACGGAGACGGCAGGAACGACGGACACGGCAGAGGTGGCGCGGGCGGCCCAGGCCGCGGAGACCGACGCGCACAGGCTGGCTCCCGCGCAGGTGGCGTACCGTCTCGGCGTCGATCCGGCCGTGGGACTGAGCGCGCAGGAAGCCGCCCGTCGCGCGGCGGTCCACGGGCCGAACCGGCTCGCCGAGGCGGCCAGGCGCCCCGAGTTGCTGAAGTTCCTGGACCAGTTCCGCAACTGGCTCATCGGCATCCTGCTGATCGCCGCAGTGGTGGCCGGTGCCATCGGTGACATCAAGGACGCGGTGGTGATCACTGTCGTCCTGCAGATCAACGCCGTGCTCGGCTACCTGCAGGAGCGGCGCGCCGAGCACAGCCTGGAGGCGCTGCGCCGGATGCTGGTGCCCACCGCCCGGGTCCGCCGCGGCGGTGTCGAGCAGGTCGTGGAGGCGGACACGCTTGTGCCCGGGGACGTGGTGCTGCTGGAAGCCGGTGACCGGGTACCGGCCGACGGACGCCTGACCGTCGCGGAGTCGGCGGAGGTGGCCGAAGCGGCTCTGACCGGCGAGTCCCAGCCGGTCGCCAAGAGCACGGAAGCCGCCCCGGGGACCGGCGACGTGCCGCTCGCCGAGCGCATCGGCATGCTCTTCATGAACACCGCACTCACCCGTGGCCGCGCCGAGATGATCGTCACGGCCACCGGAATGCGCACCGAACTCGGGGCGATCGCCGAGGCGTTGCGCACCGGATCCGAACCCCCGAGCCCGCTGCAGGTCCAGCTGGACAGCCTCGGCCGGCGGCTCGCGGTGCTGAGCGGGGTCGCGGTCGTCGCCTACGCCCTGACCGCACTGGTACGCGGCGAGGGGCTCTCGGACATCGCGTTGCGGGCCGTGGCTCTGGCCGTCGCGGCGATCCCCGAGGGGCTGCCCGCCGTCCTGGCCCTGACCCTCGCGCTCGGCGGGTACCGCATGGCCCGCCGTGGCGCCATCGTCAAACGACTGTCCTCGGTGGAGTCGCTCGGCGCGGCGACGGTCGTGTGCAGCGACAAGACCGGCACGCTGACCATGAACGAGATGACCGCGCGGGCCCTGTGGACCGTTGGCCGGCTCTACGACGTCACCGGAGAGGGATACGGAACCGCGGGCACCATCCGTGCCGCCGGGACAGCGGATACCGTGCACCACGGCGACCTGACCGAGGCGGTGCTGCCGTTCGCCGCGTGCAATGACGCGCACCTGACGGGCGCGGGTTTCGTCGGCGATCCGACGGAAGCCGCGCTGGTGGTGCTCGCGGCGAAGGCCGGTGTGGACGCCGACCTGCTGCGGGCGGAGTCGCCCCGCACCGGCGAGCTGCCCTTCGACGCCGCCACCAAGTACATGGCCACCTTCCACACCGAATCCGACGAACACACGCGCGTCCACGTCAAGGGCGCGGTGGACGTCCTGTTGGGCCTGTGCACCGACGTGCTGACCGAGAAGGGGGTGCAACACCTCGACGACCGTCGCAGGAGCGAGGTCCTGGCCGTGACGTCCCAACTGGGCGGCTCGGGACTGCGGGTGCTCGGCGCGGCCACCGCCCTGGTGGAGAGCCGTCCGGATCCGTCCGTACTGCCTGGACTGACGCTGGTGTCGATCGCGGGGATCGCCGACCCGCCCCGCCCGCAGGCCCGCGACGCGATGGCACTGTGCCGCTCCGCGGGCGTCGCCGTGAAGATGATCACCGGTGACCACGCCGACACCGCGGCGGCGATCGCGCGCGAACTCGACATCCGCGGCGACGTGGTCACCGGTGCCGAACTGGACCGGATGACGGAGGATCAACTCGCGGCGCGCATCGACGACATCGGCGTGTTCGCGCGCGTCGCCCCGGAGCACAAGGTGGCCATCGTGCACGCCCTGTCGAGCCGCGGCCGCATCGTCGCCATGACCGGCGACGGCGTCAACGACGCCGCCGCGCTGCGGGCTTCCCACATCGGGGTGGCGATGGGCCGCACCGGCACGGACGTGGCCAAGGAAGCAGCCGACATGGTACTCACGGACGACGATTTCTCCACGATCGTGCGGGCCGTCCGCGAAGGACGGGCCATCTACGACAACATCGTCAAGTTCGTCCGCTTCCAGCTGGCCACCAACATCGGCGCCATCCTGAGCCTGCTCGGCGCCTCCCTGGCCGGGCTGCCCGCGCCACTGACGGCGGCCCAACTGCTCTGGATCAACATCATCATGGACGGGCCGCCCGCGATGGCCCTGGCCGTCGACCCCGCCCGCGACGACGTGATGCGCCACCCGCCGCGCGATCCGAAGGAGCGGATCCTGGACGTCCGCCGGCTGACCGCCATCGGCCGGGCCGGTGCGGTGATGGCTGCGGGCACCGTGGGCCTGCTCGCCCTCGCCCGATCGCAGGTCGGCACGGAAACCGCGCTGACCATGGCGTTCACCACGTTCGTCCTGTTCCAGCTGTTCAACTCCCTCAACGCCCGCGCGGACGACGGGCCGCTGCTGGGCCGCCACCAGCTGCGCAACCGGACCCTGTGGCTGTGCCTGGCCGGCGTCCTGGCCGTCCAGGTGATCGCCGTCCACCTGCCCTGGGCCCGTGCGGTCTTCGGCACCACTCCACTCGACGCGACGCAGTGGGCTCTGTGCCTGGCCACGGCATCCACGGTGCTGCTCGTCGAAGTCGTCCTGCGCGCGGCGCGGTTGCTCGTGCGGCGCTCCCGCGGGGCCGATCGGCCGGGGGAGCGCTGA
- a CDS encoding cyclic nucleotide-binding domain-containing protein has product MNAPTTTSLPRALSAEHRQRLMRAAREVSYPQGTRLFEEGGLADRFWIIRTGTVDLDMRVPGRRAAVIESLGHNELLGWSWLFTPHAWHLGAEAVTPLRAYEFDATAVRAMCQEDPAFGQAVAQWVGEVVAHRLRAARTRLLDLYGPYGSGGQR; this is encoded by the coding sequence ATGAACGCTCCCACAACGACGAGCTTGCCGCGGGCGCTGTCCGCCGAGCACCGGCAGCGGCTGATGCGGGCCGCCCGGGAGGTGTCGTACCCCCAGGGCACCCGGCTCTTCGAGGAAGGCGGCCTCGCCGACCGGTTCTGGATCATCCGCACCGGCACGGTCGACCTCGACATGCGGGTGCCCGGCCGTCGGGCGGCCGTGATCGAGTCGCTCGGGCACAACGAACTCCTCGGCTGGTCGTGGCTGTTCACCCCGCACGCCTGGCACCTGGGCGCCGAGGCAGTGACCCCGCTGCGGGCGTACGAGTTCGACGCCACGGCCGTCCGCGCGATGTGCCAGGAGGACCCGGCGTTCGGCCAGGCCGTCGCCCAGTGGGTGGGCGAGGTCGTGGCCCACCGGCTGCGCGCGGCTCGTACCCGGCTGCTGGACCTGTACGGCCCGTACGGCAGCGGAGGGCAGCGGTGA
- a CDS encoding ABC transporter permease, whose translation MTSTTELTGTTVLTRLVLRRERVRILIWTAAVPLLVLLTAASVKELYPTQHDLDVAAEASADNAAAIAFNGPAQGLDTLGGEVVFQVGSFGLVMVALMSTFMTGRQTRAEEEAGRAEMIGSLPVGGHANATAALLVVSGMNVIVGALVALGLIGMGLPVTGSVVTGLSFCALGLVFAGITTVAAQISENTRVVHGSTGAVLGAAFVLRAIGDIGDGTVSWLSPIGWVQKTRPFAGERWWPLFVPAAFAVAAVLVAHALSDRRDLGAGLVPPRQGPPRAAQGLGRPLGLALRLQRGSLIGWSCGVFLTGLAYGWVAEDVEDFVADNEAIQDLIAGYGGASLTDSYLSQSLLVVALLGAGYTVQSVLRLRGEESGLRAEPVLAAPVSRGRWVASHLTVALAGSVVMLIAAGLGTGLAYGITSGDMGQVPRLIGAALAYTPALWLLAGLATTLFGVVPRGAVAAWAALMACFVIGLLGQALDLPGWARDISPFEHVPHLPAADLRLAAPAFLTALAAALTAVGLAGFRRRDVG comes from the coding sequence ATGACCTCGACAACCGAGTTGACCGGCACCACCGTCCTCACCCGGCTCGTCCTGCGCCGCGAACGAGTGCGCATCCTGATCTGGACAGCGGCCGTCCCGCTGCTGGTGCTGCTGACGGCGGCCAGCGTGAAGGAGCTCTACCCCACCCAGCACGACCTCGACGTGGCGGCCGAGGCCAGTGCGGACAACGCCGCGGCCATCGCCTTCAACGGACCGGCCCAGGGCCTCGACACCCTGGGCGGTGAGGTGGTCTTCCAGGTGGGCTCCTTCGGACTGGTCATGGTGGCCCTGATGAGTACGTTCATGACCGGACGGCAGACCCGCGCCGAGGAGGAGGCCGGCCGCGCCGAGATGATCGGCTCCCTGCCGGTCGGCGGGCACGCGAACGCCACCGCCGCCCTGTTGGTCGTGTCCGGCATGAACGTGATCGTCGGGGCCCTGGTGGCACTCGGCCTCATCGGCATGGGCCTGCCCGTCACAGGTTCGGTCGTCACCGGCCTCTCCTTCTGCGCGCTCGGGCTCGTTTTCGCCGGGATCACCACCGTCGCCGCCCAGATCTCGGAGAACACCCGGGTCGTGCACGGCAGCACCGGTGCCGTGCTGGGCGCGGCGTTCGTACTGCGGGCCATCGGAGACATCGGGGACGGCACGGTGTCGTGGCTGTCGCCCATCGGCTGGGTCCAGAAGACCCGGCCCTTCGCGGGTGAACGCTGGTGGCCCCTGTTCGTACCGGCGGCCTTCGCCGTCGCCGCCGTCCTCGTGGCCCACGCGCTGTCCGACCGGCGAGACCTGGGCGCGGGCCTGGTACCTCCACGGCAGGGCCCACCGCGGGCGGCTCAGGGCCTCGGCCGACCGCTGGGGCTGGCTCTGCGACTGCAGCGGGGCAGCCTGATCGGCTGGAGCTGCGGTGTGTTCCTGACCGGCCTCGCCTACGGCTGGGTCGCCGAGGACGTGGAGGACTTCGTCGCCGACAACGAGGCCATTCAGGACCTGATCGCAGGGTACGGCGGAGCCAGCCTCACCGACTCCTACCTGTCCCAGTCGCTGCTCGTTGTGGCCCTCCTCGGCGCCGGGTACACGGTGCAGTCCGTCTTGCGGCTGCGCGGCGAGGAGAGCGGTCTGCGGGCCGAGCCGGTGCTCGCCGCACCCGTTTCCCGTGGCCGCTGGGTGGCCAGTCATCTGACCGTGGCGCTGGCCGGCAGTGTCGTCATGCTGATCGCCGCCGGGCTCGGAACGGGGCTCGCATACGGCATCACCAGCGGTGACATGGGCCAGGTGCCCCGTCTGATCGGCGCCGCGCTCGCCTACACCCCGGCGCTCTGGCTCCTCGCGGGGCTCGCGACCACGCTGTTCGGAGTCGTGCCGCGCGGCGCGGTCGCCGCCTGGGCCGCGCTCATGGCCTGCTTCGTCATCGGCCTTCTGGGCCAGGCCCTCGACCTGCCGGGCTGGGCCAGGGACATCTCCCCGTTCGAGCACGTCCCGCACCTGCCCGCGGCCGACCTGCGCCTCGCGGCACCGGCCTTCCTCACGGCGCTCGCCGCCGCCCTGACCGCGGTCGGTCTGGCGGGCTTCCGACGACGCGACGTCGGTTAG